The following DNA comes from Gemmatimonas sp..
ACTAAGCTGTAGGGAAGGGTTCCGAAGGTCGCCACGGCCTGCGTTCACGAACCGAACGCAGGCCGTGGCTTTCATGGCAGTTTCCCCCTCGAGACGTGACTTCGTTCATCCCGCGCCCGATCGTGGCGCTTCAGCCCCTCGTCATCGGCTCGGCGGCACTCATGCTCGCCGCCTGTGGCGAACGTGGCGCTCCCCGACTGGCTGACGCGCCGCCGGTCGACAGCACGCTCTTCACGCTCATGCCCTCGGCCTACACCGGCGTGGCGTTCACCAATCGGGTGGTGGACTCGCAAGAGCGCAACGTGTTCACGTACCGCAACTTCTACAACGGTGGCGGGGTCGCCATTGGCGACCTCACGGGCGATGGCCGACCCGAGATCATCCTCACGTCCAATCAGGACGGGCCCCGTCTCTACCTGAATGAAGGGGCGTTCCGGTTTCGCGACGTCACGGCCAAGGCCGGCGTGCAGCCCGATCGGCCGTGGACCACCGGCGTCACCTTGGCCGACGTCAACGGCGATGGGCGGCTCGACATCTACCTCAGCCATGCCGGTGACGGCGAGCCGGCCACGCGCGCCAATACCCTCTGGATCAATCAAGGTCTCGGCGCTGACTCCGTGCCCACCTTCGTGGAGCAGGCGCGCCGGTACGGGATAGCCGACGAGGGCTGGTCTACGCATGCCGCCTTTGTCGACTTCGATCGCGACGGTGATCTCGACCTGTTCGTAATCAACAACTCGCCGCGCCCGGTCAACAGCTTCGGTGTGCGCAACACGCGCGACGAGCGGCACCCGTACGGCGGCGACCACCTCTATCGCAATGACGGCGACACCTTCACCGACATCACCGAGCGCGCCGGCATCTGGAGCACCGAAATCGCGTTCGGGCTGGGTATCGGCGTCGGTGATGTGAATCGCGACGGGTGGCCCGACATCTACGTGGCCAACGACTTCCACGAGCGCGATTACCTCTATCTCAATCAGAAGGACGGCACCTTCAAGGATGTGCTGGACACGGCCATGCCACTCACGAGCTACTTCTCCATGGGCATGGACATCGCCGATGTGGACAATGACGGCTGGCCTGACGTCTACACCACCGACATGATGCCGGAGGACGAGTATCGCATCAAGACCACGGCCATGTACGAGGGATGGGACGTGTACATGGCCAAGGTGCGCGATGGGTATGGCCACCAGCTCATGCGCAACATGCTCCAGCGCAACAATGGCGACGGCACCTTCAGCGACGTGGGCTATCTGACGCGCACCGCAGAGACCGATTGGAGCTGGAGCGCGCTCCTCGCGGATCTCGATCAGGATGGTCGCAAGGACATCTACGTGACCAACGGCCTCGCCCGGGACGTCACCTCGCAGGACTACGTGGCGTTCCTGGCCGATCGGACCACCATGGAGCGCGAAGCCAGCGCGAAGCGTGTGGATTACATGCGCCTCATCAATGCCATGAGTTCGACCCCCATTGCCGACTATGCCTTTCGCAACGACGGCGCCTGGAGCTTCAGCAATCAGGCCACGGCCTGGGGGCTGGACACGCCGAACATCTCGAGCGGCGCGGCCTACGGTGATCTCGACGGCGACGGCGCGCTCGATCTGGTGGTGAGCAACGTGAACGCCGAAAGCTTCGTGTACCGCAACAACGCGCGCACGTTGCTCACGGACCGGCATTGGCTGCAGGTGCGGCTGAGCGGCCGTGGTCGCAACCCGTTCGCCGTTGGTGCCCATGTCGCCGTCCATGCAGGCGCCGACCGCTACGTGCAGGAGCTCTATCCGGCGCGCGGGTTCCAATCGAGCGTGGACTACACGCTCACCTTCGGGCTCGGGGCACACGCGGCGGTCGATTCCATCGTGGTTCGCTGGCCCGACGGTACCCGCACGCTGGCGCCCGGTGGCGCGGCCGATCGCGCCCTCGTCATCACACAGGCCGCAGGGACGTCGCCGGCCGCTCCGTTCGCGCCGAGCCGGCCACCGGCGCTGCTTGCCGACATCACGGCCCGGTCCGGCCTCGGCTTCACGCACACCGAAAACGAGTTCGTCGACTTCGACCGCGAGCGGTTGATCCCGAAGATGCTGAGCACCGAAGGCCCCGCACTCGCGGTGGGCGACGTCAATGGCGACGGCCTCGATGACGTGTACCTCGGTGGGGCCAAGGAGCAGGCAGGGGCGCTCCATGTGCAGAATGCGAACGGCACCTTCACGCTCGTGCCGACCCCGGCGTTTGCGCTGGACGCCATCTCCGAAGACGTGAGTGCCGCCTTCTTCGACGCCGACGGTGACGGCGACCGCGATCTGTACGTGGTGAGCGGAGGCAACGAGTACAGTGAAGACAGCCCGGCGCTGCAGGATCGGTTGTATCTCAACGATGGGCGCGGGCGATTCAGCAAGACTGAAGGTCGACTGCCCGTCGCGCTCATCAGCGGCAGTGTCGTCGCGCCAGCCGATGTGGATGGTGACGGGGACATCGATCTCTTCGTCGGTGGCCGCAGCGTCCCCTGGAAGTACGGCGCCGATCCGAGGAGTCAATTGCTCCTCAACAACGGTCGCGGCACCTTCACCGACGCCATCGCCAAGGCGCCGGGGCTGCAGACCGTGGGCATGGTGACCGATGCCGTGTGGAGTGATGCGGACGGCGACCGCCGCGTCGACCTGGTGCTGGTGGGCGAGTGGATGCCGGTGACGGTCTTCCGCAACCGCGGCGGCGGACGATTCGAGCGGATGGTCGACGAGCTGTTGGGCGCCAGCGACGGGTGGTGGAACCGCATCGTGGCCGCCGATCTCGACCGCGACGGACGCGACGAGTATCTGCTTGGCAATATCGGTCGCAACACCCGACTGCGGGCCACTCCCGATGAACCGCTGCTGTTGATCGTGAAGGATTTCGACAACAACGGCTACGTGGAGCAACTCATCGGCATGTACAACGGCGGCAAGCCGTATCCACTGGTCTTGCGCGACGACCTGATCAAGACGGTCCCCCCCTGGAAAGCCCGCTTCCTGAACTACAAGGACTACGCCCTCCAGACGCTCGATGACGTGGTGCCGGTGGCCGAGCGGCAGCGCGCCATTGTGAAGCAGGCTCGCCGCCTGTCGAGCAGCGTACTGCGCCGCGGCAGCGATGGCCGGTTCGCATTCACTGACCTGCCGGTGGAGGCACAACTGGCCCCCGTGTACGGCATTACCACCACCGATGTGAACGGTGATGGTCGACTCGATGTGCTGCTGGCCGGCAACTTCGATGGCGTGAAGCCCGAGCTGGGCCGCATGGCTGCCAGTGAGGGGCTTGTGCTCCTCGCGGAGGAGGGTGGCACGTTCACCGCGGTTCGCCCGGCCGAAAGCGGATTTCGTGTTCCCGGACAGGCGCGTGCGCTGGCGCGCCTGAAGAGCCGGTCCGGCCAACGCGTTGTGGTGGCGCGCAACAATGCGGCGCCGCTCGTTTTCTCGGTTCCACGTCCATGATGCGCCTTCGAAGGTACCTCCAGGTAGTTGCGCTGTCGGCCACGACGATCGGTGTCGTGGCCTGTGAGACACGCCGTCCTGCTGCCGCCGAGGCGGTGCGTTCCGCCGAGCCGTTGCACGAAGCCATGCAGCAGCTCACCAGCACGATGGTGTACGACATCTTCAGCCCGCCGCAGGCGAGTCGCGTCTACAGCTACGCGAGCATTGCCGCCTACGAGACCATCCGTCAGGGAGATACCGCCTGGCGGTCCCTCGCTGGGCAGGTGCGCGACATGCCCGCCGTGCCGGCTCCCGATCGGACCCAGTCGTATTCGTTCGAGCTGGCCGGCGTGCGTGCCTTCCTCACCGTCAGTCACCAACTCACGTTTTCTCGCGACCGCATGGACTCCGTGCGCACGGTGATGACCAACAGGTACGCCGAGGCGCTCCCCGACGACGTGGTCGAACGCAGTGTCGCCTACGGTGACACCGTTGCGCAGTTCGTGCTGGCATGGGCCGCCAAGGATCGATTCAAGGAATCGCGTGGGTTGCCCAAGTACAGCATCACACGGGATCCGGGGCGCTGGCGTCCCACCCCGCCCGCCTACATGGATGCCGTGGAGCCCAACTGGGGCACGCTGATTCCATTCGTGATGGATTCGGCCAGTCAGTTCCGTCCGGCCCCGGCCATTCCCTTCGACACGGTCAAGGGTACGCCGTTCTTCACGCAGGCACTCGAGGTATACGAGAAGGGCAGGACCCTCACCGAGGAAGAGCGACTCATTGCGTCGTTCTGGGACTGCAATCCGTACACCATGAATGTGCAGGGGCACACCATGTTCGCCACCAAGAAGATCTCGCCTGGTGGCCACTGGATGGGCATCGCCGGCCAGGCCTCGCGACAGTCCAAGGCCACCCTGGTGGAAAGTGCCGACGTCTACGCGCGCACGGCCCTCGCTCTGGCCGACGGCTTCATCGCCGCGTGGGAGGAGAAGTTCCGGTCCGGTGTCCTTCGCCCGGAGACGGTGATCAACAATTACGTGGACGAGCAGTGGACGCCGCTGTTGCAGACGCCGCCCTTCCCGGAGTATCCCAGCGGCCACAGCGTCATCTCCACCGCGGCGGCGGAAGTGCTCACCAGCATCTTCGGTGCGAACTTCGCCTTTGCCGACTCCGTCGAAGTGCCGTTCGGATTGCCGGTACGTTCCTTCTCGAGCTTCGAGGCGGCCGCCAACGAAGCGGCCATCAGCCGCCTGTACGGCGGGATCCACTACCGGCAGGCCATCGAGGAAGGGCAGAAGCAGGGGCGTCAGGTGGGGCAAAACGTGGTGGCGCGCATTGCGACCAGGCCCGCCGCCGCCGTCGCCGCCCGGTGAGCAAAGGCGCTGGCCCCTGGTGGCGCCGGTGGGCAGGCGCAGCGGCTGCGGTGGCGGCCTTCTCCGCGTGCGCCGATTCCTCCGGCGGTGATCGCAGCGCAGCGGCCGCCCCCGCGTCCCAGGGGCCGCCGCTCTTCGAGTCCCTGCCCGCGTCCCGTACCGGCATGGCCTTCGTGAACACGTTGCCGGAGGCGCCCGAGTTCAGCATCCTGAACTACCTGTACTACTACAACGGCGGCGGCGTCGCGGTCGGAGATGTGGATGGAGATGGACGGCAGGATGTCTACCTCTCGTCCAACCTCGAGTCAAACCGTCTCTACCGGAATCGCGGCGACTTCACCTTCGAGGACATCACCGAGCGCGCCGGCGTGGCCGGCCCGCCGGGATGGAAGACCGGCGTCTCGATGGCCGACGTCAATGGTGACGGCGCGCTCGATCTGTATGTGTCGGCGGTGAACTACCTCACCATGGCCGGACGCAACGTGCTGTACATCAACGACGGCACGGGCGTCTTCACCGACCGCACCGACGCATACGGGCTCGCGTTCTCCGGGTTCTCCACGCAGTCGCTGTTCTTCGACTACGATCGTGACGGTGATCTCGATCTGTATCTGCTGAATCACTCCGTGCACACGGAGCGACAAATCGGCGTAGCGGCCCGTCGCGATCAGCGACATCCACAGGCCGGCGACCGTCTCTATCGCAACGACGGCACGCGTTTCACCGATGTGAGTGCGGCGGCGGGAATCTTCGGGGGCGTCGAGGGATTTGGACTGGGAGTGGTGGCCAGCGACGTGAACCTCGATGGCTGTCTCGATGTGTACGTGGCCAACGACTTTCAGGAGAACGACTTCCTGTACCTGAACGACTGTCGCGGCCACTTCACCGAAGTGGGCACGCAGGCCTTCAGTCATACGAGTCGCTTCTCCATGGGCGCCGATGCTGCCGACATGAACGACGATGGGCGTCCCGACTTCATGACGGTGGACATGCTCCCCGAGCAGGAGGCCATCTTCAAGACCTCCGCGAGCTACGAAGGGTGGAATCTCTTCGACATGCGCCTGCGCGCCGGTTACAGCGTGCAGTACCCGCGCAATGCACTGCAGCTCAATCGGGGAGACGGCACGTTCGCCGAGGTGGCGCTGCTCGCCGGTGTGGCCGCGAGTGACTGGAGTTGGGGGCCCCTCTTCGCAGACCTCGACAACGACGGACGCAAGGATCTGTTCATTACCAACGGCATCTATCGCCGTCCGAACGATCTGGACTACATCAACTATGTCGGAAACGAAGCGGCACAGGCGGCACTCGCACGCGGGGTGACCCGCGCCGAGAACCGGGAGCTGCTGCAGCGCATGCCGCAGATTCCCCTGGCCAATCATGCCTATCGCAACGACGGAGATTTGCGATTCACCGACATGGCCGAACGGTGGGGACTCGGCGAAAAGGGGTTCAGCAACGGATCGGCGTACGTGGACCTCGACGATGACGGGGCGCTCGACCTGATCGTCAACCGCATCAACGCGCCAGTCGCCGTCTATCGCAACACGGCGCGTGCGAACGGCAACACCACACACTGGCTGCAGGTGCGCCTCGCCGGCAGTGGCCGCAACACCGACGGCATCGGCGCCAAGGTCACCGCCGTGACCGGGGCGCATCGCCAGCTGCTCGAGCAGCAACCGGTGCGCGGCTTTCAGTCGAGTGTCGATCGACGGTTGCACTTCGGGTTGGGCACGTCGGCCGTTGTCGACTCGCTCATCGTCGTCTGGCCGGACGCGCGGTACGAAATTCGTACCAACGTGGCGGCGGACCGCTCCATCACGCTGCATCAGGACAGCAGCGCCGGGCAATGGCGCTATGCCCCCATCCGCCTGCAGCGCACCGTGGACGAGGCGCCCGCCGTCGGCGCGGCGGTGCCGCACCGCGAAAACGACTTTCTCGACTACAACCGCGAACCGCTCATGCCGCATGTCGTGTCGGCGGAGGGTCCCGCGCTTGCGGTCGGGGATGTGAACGGCGACGGGCTCGACGACCTGTATGTCGGAGGCGCCAAGTGGCAGCGTGGCACGCTCCTGCTGCAGCAGCGCACTGGTCGCTTCACGGAGTCGAGTGCCGCGACCTATGCGGCTGACAGCACGGCAGAGGATGTGGACGCCACCTTCTTCGATGCCGACGGCGATGGGGATCTCGATCTCTATGTGGTGAGCGCCGGCAACGAGTTCTGGAACGAGTTCGCGGAACTGGACGACCGGCTCTATCTGAACGACGGACGCGGTTCCTTCACCCGCGCCGTGAACGCTCTGCCGGCCGGTTTCCGCGAAAACGGCAGCACCGTAACCGCCGCCGACTTCGATGGTGATGGCGATCAGGATCTCTTCGTCGGCAGTCGCGTGGTGGCGCGTGAATACGGTCGGACACCCACCAGCCATCTGCTGCGGAACAATGGCGCCGGGCACTTCACCGACGTCACCGAGGCCGTGGCCCCCGGCCTGGCCCGCGCGGGGCTGGTGACCGCGGCGCAGTGGGCCGACGTGAACGGCGACAAGCGCCCTGATCTCGTGGTGGTGGGCGAGTGGATGCCGGTGCGCATCTGGATCAATCGTGGCGATCGGCTCGAGGAGCACGCGGCCGCCAGCGGACTCGCCGCGGCCAGCGGCTGGTGGAACAGTCTCTCGGTGGCCGACCTCAATGGCGATGGTGCGCCGGATCTCGTGCTCGGCAATGCCGGCACCAACGGCGTTCTCCGGGCCTCGGCCCGGGAGCCAGTGCGCATGTACGTGCACGACTTCACCGGCACCGGAAGCACGAAGCAGATCATCACCCGCTTCGTGCAGGGCGTGGCGTATCCCCTGGCTGGCCGCGACGAGCTCGTGAAGCTCATGCCCGCAATCCGTGGGAAGTATCCCACCTTCGCGGCCTTCGGCGCGAGTCGCCTCGAGGAGATCTTCAACCCGGCCGAGATCGCGAAGGCCGAGGTGAAGGAAGCGACCACCTTCGAGAGCGCGGTGGCCATCAACGATGGACGGGGGCGCTTCACGCTGCGCCCCCTGCCCGTGGCCGCGCAGCTATCAATGACGTTCGCGACGTTCGTCACCGACGCCAACGGCGACGGGTTTCAGGACATCTTTCTGGCCGGCAACGCCTACGGCGTACCGCCGGTGATCGGTCGCTACGATGCGTCGCGCGGTGTCCTGCTGTACGGTGACGGGGCCGGTGGATTTCGCCCTGCCGACGCGACGGCGGTCCCGGCCATCGACGGGCAGGTGCGCGCGCTCGTTCCCGTGCGGCGTGCGGGCAAGCCCCCATGGATGGCCGTTGCGCGAAACGGTGCGCCCCTGCAACTGCTGACGTTTCGCCGACCCACTCCCCAGACACACACCCAATGACCAAGCTGACCACGCTCGACTACGTCGTGATGGCCATCTATTTCGTCGTGGTGCTCGGCATCGGCTGGGCACTGCGGCGCATGATGCGCACATCCACCGACTTCTTCCTGTCGGGTCGGTCGTTGCCCCCATGGGTAACCGGACTGGCATTTCTTTCGGCCAACCTTGGCGCCCAGGAAGTCATCGGCATGGGCGCGTCCGGGGCGAAGTACGGTATCGCCACCAGCCACTTCTACTGGATCGGCGCCATCCCGGCCATGGTGTTCGTCGGCATCTTCATGATGCCGTTCTACTACGGATCGAAGGCGCGTTCCGTCCCCGAGTACCTGAAGCTGCGCTTCGACGAAAAGACGCGCACCTTCAACGCGCTCGGTTTCGCGGCCATGACGATCTTCTCGAGCGGCATCTCCATGTACGCCATGGGGAAGCTGCTCAACCTGCTGCTCGGGTGGGATTTCAACACGAGTGTGCTGGTCTCGGCCGTCATCGTGCTCGCCTACGTGACGCTCGGTGGACTCACCAGCGCCATCTACAATGAAGTCCTGCAGTTCTTCATGATCGTCTTTGGATTCGCGCCGCTGGTGTGGGTGGGGCTCAAGCAGGTCGGTGGCTGGGACGGCATGACGAGCAAGCTGTCCGCCGCCGCGGTGCAGCGGGGCCTCCCCGAGTACGCCTACACCAACGTGTGGCAAGGCATGGGATCGGCCACGACCAATTCCATCGGCATCGAATGGTTCGGCATGGTCATGGGGCTCGGCTTCGTGCTCTCGTTCGGCTACTGGTGCACCGACTTCCTCGTGGTGCAGCGCGCCATGGCCGCCGATTCCATGACGGCGGCACGCCGCACCCCGCTCATTGCTGCCGTGCCCAAGATGTTCTTCCCGTTCCTCGTGATCGTGCCCGGCATGATCGCGCTGGCCATGGGCGACAACATCATTCCCGCCAAGCTCACGGCTGCGGGAACGCCGCTGCTGGACACGAACGGCAACGTGGTGCTGGACTACGATCTGGCCACCCCCATGATGCTGGTGAAGCTCTTCCCCACCGGCATGCTCGGCCTGGGGCTCACGGCCCTCATCGCGTCGTTCATGTCGGGCATGGCCGGCAACGTGACCGCGTTCAATACCGTGTGGACCTACGACATCTACCAGGCGCACATCAAGAAGCAGGGGACCGACGAGCATTACCTGTGGATGGGGCGCGCGGCCACCGTGGGCGGAATCGCGCTGTCGGTGGCGGCCGCCTACGTGGCCGGCTCCTTCAACAACATCATGGAGCTGCTGCAGCTCGTCTTCGCGTTCGTGAACGCACCGCTCTTCGCCACGTTCGCGCTGGGGATGTTCTGGAAGCGCAGCACCGGGCATGGCGCCTTCTGGGGCCTGGTTGCCGGCACTGTGGCGCCAGCCATCCACCATGGAATCTCGCTAGCCAACGGCGCCACTCCAGGCGTGAAGGGGGGATTTTTCGGCGTGATACTCAGGTATCCCAGCGAGATGGCGCAAACCTTCTGGACGGCGGTGGCGGCGTTCACGACCTGCTTTATCGTCACGATCGTGGTGAGTCTCGCCACCCGGGCACGGCGCGAGGCGGAGCTGGAGGGGCTGGTATACTCGCTGACGCCACGGCAGGTGGACGATGTGAAGGCGTGGTACGAGAAGCCCAGTGTCTTCGCCGTGGCCGTCATGCTGGCCATGGTGGCGCTCAACGTGATGTTCTACTGATCAGGAGCGACGACCATGAGTGGTGGCGCAGCGATGGATCTTCGCCTGCCAATCGGCGGGCTCTTCGTGGTGCTGGGCGTCATTCTCGGCGCGTACGGCATCATGACCAACGGCGATACGGCCATGTACGAACGGAGCGCCGGCGTGAACATCAACCTCGTCTGGGGCGGCGTCATGCTGGCCTTCGGCGCCCTCTTCCTCGCGCTGGCCCAGCGCGCGGCCCGACGCTGAGCGAGAGGCGACCAAACGTGTCGTCAGGCTGGGCCGCGTCGCAGGCCGAACGCGGCATCGATCAGCCAATGCGCCTTCGCGCCCTGCGGCGCAATCAGGCGGTGCTCGATGCCGAGAATGGTATCGATGATCGGCTCCCAGGCGTCACGGTTGCGCGCGAGACGTCGTTCGTGCGTGTCGCGGTGCGTGGCTTCGAGAAACACGCGCACGTCCAGGCCGTCGAGCATCAGCACATAGGTGCCCTCCACCACCAGCACCTGCAGCGCCGAGAAATCGCGGACTTCCTCGTCGAAGCGGTTGGCAGGGTAGTTCACCAGCGGTGCGCGTACCTCGTGGTGCCCCGCTCGAAACGCGGCAATGTGCTCGTCAATGAGCGACAGCTGCACTTCGTGCGGCCCCACGGCGCCGAGGTCGGTCAGCCGGAATTCGTGGTTGGTACGCGGCGGCCGGATGAAGTAGTTGTCCTGATTGAGGAACGCCGTGGGAATGCCGCGGGCATTCAGCGCATCGGCCAGTTGGGCGGCCGTCGTGCTCTTCCCACTTCCCGACTCCCCCGCCACCCCGATGACGAGCCGACGTCCGTCGAACGCGCCATCCCCGTCGAGTGCCTGAACGAGCCGCGTCACCGCGGTGGTGCTCAGGCTATCCATGTCCATGCCTCCGGGCCGCGCTGGCGCGCGAGATCGAGCAGTACGAAGCCGGTTGCGGTGTACGCCATGCCGGCCGTGCCCAGCGCTTCGCCCGTTTCGCCGTGGAAGTACTCCTCGAAGTCGAAGTGCGTGAGACGGTGGAGGTGAGCAACCGTGAGTGCGTGCAGTGTGCCGCTGGCGGCCATGCGCCCATGACGCGCCAACGCTACGCCCAGCCATCCCAGCCACACGGGCCAGATGCCGCCGTTGTGGTACTCGTGGGGGCGGTTGCGAAATCCGTGCAGATGGTAGCCAGCCAGCGCGTCCCATTCACGATCACCTTCGTGAATGACCGGCGAGA
Coding sequences within:
- a CDS encoding VCBS repeat-containing protein, with translation MTSFIPRPIVALQPLVIGSAALMLAACGERGAPRLADAPPVDSTLFTLMPSAYTGVAFTNRVVDSQERNVFTYRNFYNGGGVAIGDLTGDGRPEIILTSNQDGPRLYLNEGAFRFRDVTAKAGVQPDRPWTTGVTLADVNGDGRLDIYLSHAGDGEPATRANTLWINQGLGADSVPTFVEQARRYGIADEGWSTHAAFVDFDRDGDLDLFVINNSPRPVNSFGVRNTRDERHPYGGDHLYRNDGDTFTDITERAGIWSTEIAFGLGIGVGDVNRDGWPDIYVANDFHERDYLYLNQKDGTFKDVLDTAMPLTSYFSMGMDIADVDNDGWPDVYTTDMMPEDEYRIKTTAMYEGWDVYMAKVRDGYGHQLMRNMLQRNNGDGTFSDVGYLTRTAETDWSWSALLADLDQDGRKDIYVTNGLARDVTSQDYVAFLADRTTMEREASAKRVDYMRLINAMSSTPIADYAFRNDGAWSFSNQATAWGLDTPNISSGAAYGDLDGDGALDLVVSNVNAESFVYRNNARTLLTDRHWLQVRLSGRGRNPFAVGAHVAVHAGADRYVQELYPARGFQSSVDYTLTFGLGAHAAVDSIVVRWPDGTRTLAPGGAADRALVITQAAGTSPAAPFAPSRPPALLADITARSGLGFTHTENEFVDFDRERLIPKMLSTEGPALAVGDVNGDGLDDVYLGGAKEQAGALHVQNANGTFTLVPTPAFALDAISEDVSAAFFDADGDGDRDLYVVSGGNEYSEDSPALQDRLYLNDGRGRFSKTEGRLPVALISGSVVAPADVDGDGDIDLFVGGRSVPWKYGADPRSQLLLNNGRGTFTDAIAKAPGLQTVGMVTDAVWSDADGDRRVDLVLVGEWMPVTVFRNRGGGRFERMVDELLGASDGWWNRIVAADLDRDGRDEYLLGNIGRNTRLRATPDEPLLLIVKDFDNNGYVEQLIGMYNGGKPYPLVLRDDLIKTVPPWKARFLNYKDYALQTLDDVVPVAERQRAIVKQARRLSSSVLRRGSDGRFAFTDLPVEAQLAPVYGITTTDVNGDGRLDVLLAGNFDGVKPELGRMAASEGLVLLAEEGGTFTAVRPAESGFRVPGQARALARLKSRSGQRVVVARNNAAPLVFSVPRP
- a CDS encoding vanadium-dependent haloperoxidase, with amino-acid sequence MMRLRRYLQVVALSATTIGVVACETRRPAAAEAVRSAEPLHEAMQQLTSTMVYDIFSPPQASRVYSYASIAAYETIRQGDTAWRSLAGQVRDMPAVPAPDRTQSYSFELAGVRAFLTVSHQLTFSRDRMDSVRTVMTNRYAEALPDDVVERSVAYGDTVAQFVLAWAAKDRFKESRGLPKYSITRDPGRWRPTPPAYMDAVEPNWGTLIPFVMDSASQFRPAPAIPFDTVKGTPFFTQALEVYEKGRTLTEEERLIASFWDCNPYTMNVQGHTMFATKKISPGGHWMGIAGQASRQSKATLVESADVYARTALALADGFIAAWEEKFRSGVLRPETVINNYVDEQWTPLLQTPPFPEYPSGHSVISTAAAEVLTSIFGANFAFADSVEVPFGLPVRSFSSFEAAANEAAISRLYGGIHYRQAIEEGQKQGRQVGQNVVARIATRPAAAVAAR
- a CDS encoding FG-GAP-like repeat-containing protein, with protein sequence MAAFSACADSSGGDRSAAAAPASQGPPLFESLPASRTGMAFVNTLPEAPEFSILNYLYYYNGGGVAVGDVDGDGRQDVYLSSNLESNRLYRNRGDFTFEDITERAGVAGPPGWKTGVSMADVNGDGALDLYVSAVNYLTMAGRNVLYINDGTGVFTDRTDAYGLAFSGFSTQSLFFDYDRDGDLDLYLLNHSVHTERQIGVAARRDQRHPQAGDRLYRNDGTRFTDVSAAAGIFGGVEGFGLGVVASDVNLDGCLDVYVANDFQENDFLYLNDCRGHFTEVGTQAFSHTSRFSMGADAADMNDDGRPDFMTVDMLPEQEAIFKTSASYEGWNLFDMRLRAGYSVQYPRNALQLNRGDGTFAEVALLAGVAASDWSWGPLFADLDNDGRKDLFITNGIYRRPNDLDYINYVGNEAAQAALARGVTRAENRELLQRMPQIPLANHAYRNDGDLRFTDMAERWGLGEKGFSNGSAYVDLDDDGALDLIVNRINAPVAVYRNTARANGNTTHWLQVRLAGSGRNTDGIGAKVTAVTGAHRQLLEQQPVRGFQSSVDRRLHFGLGTSAVVDSLIVVWPDARYEIRTNVAADRSITLHQDSSAGQWRYAPIRLQRTVDEAPAVGAAVPHRENDFLDYNREPLMPHVVSAEGPALAVGDVNGDGLDDLYVGGAKWQRGTLLLQQRTGRFTESSAATYAADSTAEDVDATFFDADGDGDLDLYVVSAGNEFWNEFAELDDRLYLNDGRGSFTRAVNALPAGFRENGSTVTAADFDGDGDQDLFVGSRVVAREYGRTPTSHLLRNNGAGHFTDVTEAVAPGLARAGLVTAAQWADVNGDKRPDLVVVGEWMPVRIWINRGDRLEEHAAASGLAAASGWWNSLSVADLNGDGAPDLVLGNAGTNGVLRASAREPVRMYVHDFTGTGSTKQIITRFVQGVAYPLAGRDELVKLMPAIRGKYPTFAAFGASRLEEIFNPAEIAKAEVKEATTFESAVAINDGRGRFTLRPLPVAAQLSMTFATFVTDANGDGFQDIFLAGNAYGVPPVIGRYDASRGVLLYGDGAGGFRPADATAVPAIDGQVRALVPVRRAGKPPWMAVARNGAPLQLLTFRRPTPQTHTQ
- a CDS encoding sodium:solute symporter family protein; protein product: MTKLTTLDYVVMAIYFVVVLGIGWALRRMMRTSTDFFLSGRSLPPWVTGLAFLSANLGAQEVIGMGASGAKYGIATSHFYWIGAIPAMVFVGIFMMPFYYGSKARSVPEYLKLRFDEKTRTFNALGFAAMTIFSSGISMYAMGKLLNLLLGWDFNTSVLVSAVIVLAYVTLGGLTSAIYNEVLQFFMIVFGFAPLVWVGLKQVGGWDGMTSKLSAAAVQRGLPEYAYTNVWQGMGSATTNSIGIEWFGMVMGLGFVLSFGYWCTDFLVVQRAMAADSMTAARRTPLIAAVPKMFFPFLVIVPGMIALAMGDNIIPAKLTAAGTPLLDTNGNVVLDYDLATPMMLVKLFPTGMLGLGLTALIASFMSGMAGNVTAFNTVWTYDIYQAHIKKQGTDEHYLWMGRAATVGGIALSVAAAYVAGSFNNIMELLQLVFAFVNAPLFATFALGMFWKRSTGHGAFWGLVAGTVAPAIHHGISLANGATPGVKGGFFGVILRYPSEMAQTFWTAVAAFTTCFIVTIVVSLATRARREAELEGLVYSLTPRQVDDVKAWYEKPSVFAVAVMLAMVALNVMFY